The sequence below is a genomic window from Streptosporangium lutulentum.
TGCTCGCGGCGGATCTCCGGATCGATCAGAGCGCAGTCGCCGCACATGCCGCCGCCCGGCAGGCGGTAGTACAGGCAGCAGCTGCGCCGGACGAAGAACGAGTGTCCCGGGGCGGGTTCGGCCAGCTCACCGCCGCCTTCCAGGACCCCCGTGGAAAGCAGTTCGCGCCCCAGCGCGCTCGCGCCGGCGGCGTGTCCCGGATGGCGGCGGGCGATCGCCTGGACGGTCCCGGCCAGCGCGGAGGCGGCGTTGCCCCACAGCAGACCGGGGGCGATCTTGGTGACCTCCCGCGTGGTGCGGGCCAGTGGCTCCAGCAGCCCGGTGACCACGACGCGGTAGATCGGCTCGGCCGCCCGGTTCGGGTCGGTGATCTCCCAGCCCTCCGGGTGGGCGACTCGCAGCGGGAGCGGGCCGCTCGGCGTGGGACGCCAGAACGCGCGGTCCGGCGCCAGGTCGACGAGCACCCCGCGGGTGACGGCCGCACCGATGACCGGCGACCACAGGCGAGCGGCCAGGCCCTGGAAGAAGATGGAGGCGGCGACCAGGTCCTCGGTGGTGCCCAGGCGTCGCGCCACCTCGGCGATCCTGCCCGACAGCACGCTCGGGCCGGTGAGCAGCTCGGTGAGCGGGAGCCACCCGGATTCGAG
It includes:
- a CDS encoding (2Fe-2S)-binding protein, which produces MPRPATSRRVAGVLSEVATISAYFELETGPLESGWLPLTELLTGPSVLSGRIAEVARRLGTTEDLVAASIFFQGLAARLWSPVIGAAVTRGVLVDLAPDRAFWRPTPSGPLPLRVAHPEGWEITDPNRAAEPIYRVVVTGLLEPLARTTREVTKIAPGLLWGNAASALAGTVQAIARRHPGHAAGASALGRELLSTGVLEGGGELAEPAPGHSFFVRRSCCLYYRLPGGGMCGDCALIDPEIRREQWTRAVRAARGAP